In one Lolium rigidum isolate FL_2022 chromosome 3, APGP_CSIRO_Lrig_0.1, whole genome shotgun sequence genomic region, the following are encoded:
- the LOC124699117 gene encoding xylanase inhibitor protein 1-like has translation MHPTMALARRRPACLLALLSIVAASLLAAPAAAAGKTGQVTVFWGRNKDEGSLREACDSGRYTMVTMSFLDVFGRGNNYHLDLSGHDLSPIGADIKHCQFIGVPVSISVGGYGTGYSLPSNRSALDLFDHLWNSYFGGSKPGVPRPFGDAWLDGVDLFLEHGTPADRYDVLALELAKHNIRGGPGKPLHLTATVRCAYPPAAHVGRALATGIFERVHVRIYEGDDKACNVYGAWQDAWDKWTAAYPATRFYIGLTADQNSYQWIHPKNVFYGVAPVVQKKDNYGGIMLWDRYFDKKSDDYGSLIKSYA, from the coding sequence ATGCACCCAACCATGGCGCTCGCACGCCGGAGGCCTGCCTGCCTCCTAGCCCTCCTCTCAATCGTGGCAGCCtcactcctggccgcgccggcagcggcggcggggaagaCTGGGCAGGTGACGGTGTTCTGGGGCCGGAACAAGGACGAGGGGTCCCTGCGTGAGGCCTGCGACTCCGGCAGGTACACCATGGTCACCATGTCCTTCCTCGACGTCTTCGGCCGCGGCAACAACTACCACCTCGACCTCTCCGGCCACGACCTCTCCCCCATCGGCGCCGACATCAAGCACTGCCAGTTCATCGGCGTGCCCGTCTCCATCTCCGTCGGCGGCTACGGCACCGGCTACTCGCTCCCATCAAACCGCTCCGCGCTGGACCTCTTCGACCACCTCTGGAACTCCTACTTCGGGGGCTCCAAGCCCGGCGTGCCCCGCCCGTTCGGCGACGCGTGGCTCGACGGCGTCGACCTCTTCCTCGAGCACGGCACGCCCGCGGACCGGTACGACGTGCTGGCGCTGGAGCTGGCCAAGCACAACATCCGCGGCGGGCCGGGCAAGCCGCTGCACCTCACGGCCACGGTACGGTGCGCGTACCCGCCGGCGGCGCACGTCGGGCGGGCGCTCGCGACGGGGATCTTCGAGCGCGTCCACGTCAGGATCTACGAGGGGGACGACAAGGCGTGCAACGTGTACGGGGCGTGGCAGGACGCGTGGGATAAGTGGACGGCGGCGTACCCGGCCACCAGGTTCTACATCGGCCTCACGGCGGACCAGAACTCGTACCAGTGGATACACCCCAAGAACGTATTCTACGGCGTCGCGCCGGTGGTGCAGAAGAAGGACAACTACGGCGGAATCATGCTCTGGGACAGGTACTTCGACAAGAAGAGCGACGACTACGGCAGCTTGATCAAGAGCTACGCTTGA
- the LOC124703140 gene encoding xylanase inhibitor protein 1-like — translation MAIASRKPASVLLLLGALLFAATFLAVPAAATGKTGQVAVFWGRNKDEGSLREACDTGTYTIAVISFLDVFGHGNYHLDLSGHDVSTVGADIKYCQSKAILVFLSIGGFGNQYSLPSPQAAADFANYLWNAYMLGTAKGVHRPFGDAFVDGIDFFIQNGAPDNYDELAKRLIEFNKAYRARTPVQLTATPRCGFPDRSVERALATGLFTRIFVRFYDDAHCAAYWQQEWNKWTAAYPSAQIFVGLPAGEKKVGYVHPKNLQGGLFSVVQNAANYGGVMIWERYDDKRTGYSSFASKWA, via the coding sequence ATGGCGATCGCAAGCCGTAAGCCAGCCtccgtcctgctcctcctcgggGCCCTCCTCTTTGCCGCCACCTTCCTCGCCGTCCCGGCCGCGGCGACGGGGAAGACCGGCCAGGTGGCCGTCTTCTGGGGCCGGAACAAGGACGAGGGGTCCCTGCGTGAGGCCTGCGACACCGGCACGTACACCATCGCCGTCATCTCCTTCCTCGACGTCTTCGGCCACGGCAACTACCACCTCGACCTCTCCGGCCACGACGTCTCCACCGTCGGCGCCGACATCAAGTACTGCCAGTCCAAGgccatcctcgtcttcctctccaTCGGCGGCTTCGGCAACCAGTACTCCCTGCCCAGCCcccaggcggcggcggacttCGCCAACTACCTCTGGAACGCCTACATGCTCGGCACCGCCAAGGGCGTCCACCGCCCCTTCGGCGACGCCTTCGTGGACGGCATCGATTTCTTCATCCAGAACGGCGCGCCGGACAACTACGACGAGCTGGCCAAGCGGCTCATCGAGTTCAACAAGGCCTACCGCGCGAGGACACCCGTGCAGCTGACGGCGACGCCGCGGTGCGGGTTCCCGGACCGGAGCGTGGAGCGCGCGCTCGCCACGGGGCTCTTCACACGCATCTTCGTCAGGTTCTACGACGACGCCCACTGCGCCGCATACTGGCAGCAGGAGTGGAACAAGTGGACGGCGGCGTACCCGTCCGCGCAGATCTTCGTCGGGCTGCCGGCGGGGGAGAAGAAGGTTGGGTACGTGCACCCCAAGAATCTCCAGGGCGGTCTTTTCTCGGTGGTGCAGAACGCGGCCAACTACGGCGGCGTCATGATCTGGGAAAGGTACGACGACAAGCGGACCGGCTACAGCAGCTTCGCCAGCAAATGGGCTTGA